CGACTGAACACGGTCGGCGACGATGACCGTACTGATCCTCACCGGCGAGGAGGACGTGACGGCGGACATGGTGGTGGTCCACCTGAACGCCTCCTCGATCCCGGTGGTCCGGCTCGATCCGGCCGACCTGACCGCGGGCGCCACGCTGTCGGGCGAGTACGCGCACGGCACCTTCGACGCCCAGCTGTCCTGCGGGGGACGGCTGGTGAGCCTGAGCGGGCTGCGCGCCGTCTGGGTGCGCCGGCCCGGCGTTCCGGCGTCCCGGGCCGCCCAGCCCTCGTCCTGGCTCACGGAGGAGGCGGCCCAGGCGCTGTACGGCATGCTGGGCGGCTGCGGCGCGCGCTGGATGAACCATCCCGACGCGGCCCGCCGGGCCCGGGTGAAGCCGTGGCAGCTGCGACACGCCCAGCGCTCCGGGCTGCCGGTGCCCGCGACCCTGATCACCACCGTCCCGCAGGCCGCCAGGGAGTTCGCCGCGCGCTTCCCGGACCTGGTGGTCAAGCCGGTCTCCGGCGCGCATCCGCAGGAGCCGCCGCGGGCGGTGCCCACCACCAGGGTCGCGCCGGACGCCGACTTCGACGCGGTCGCCTACGGTCCCACGCTGCTGCAACGGCGGGTCGACAAGCGGGCCGACATCCGGCTGACCGCCGTGGGCGGCACCCTGCTGGCGGCCCGCAAGGAGATCCCGGCGGACGCGGACCCGGACGAGGTGGACGTCCGCTTCGCCTCCTCGCGGACGCCGTGGCGGGCCGCCGAGGTGCCGCCCGGTACGGAGGCCGCCGTACGCGCCTATCTCCGGACGGCCGAACTGGCTTACGGTGCCTTCGACTTCGCGGAGGACTCCGAGGGGACCTGGTGGTTCCTGGAGTGCAACCAGTCGGGGCAGTTCGGGTTCATCGAGGTGGAGACGGGCCAGCCGATCGCCCGCACCATCGCCGCGTGGCTGGCCCGGCCGGGGGCGCCCGTGGCCGGATCGTGACCTGCCTGCCCTGGCACGCGACGGCACGCAGTGCCACGAAGCGCCACGGGCGCCCCCGGCGTACGCCAAGCGGACCGTTCAGACGGCCAGCGAGAGACCGCTGTCGCCGTCGGTGTCCTGCGCCGCCTCCGCCGTCCGGCCGGTGGCCAGCAGCAGCGCGTCCGCGCGGACGATCGCGTCGTGGATGCTCGTCGTGCCCATCATGACGCACAGGGTGTAACTGACGTCCTCCAGCTCCCGAGCCGCATCGGCCCGCTCCCTCTCAGCCTGCGCGATCTTCAGTGATGCGTACCGAGTCAGCAACGTCCTGACGATCTTCGGGTCCGGAACCAGCACGGAGCGCCCCTCTCTCGATTTTTTGCTGCGTATGCCCCAGGCACGCCGTGCCATGCATGCCGACCGCCTCGCGACACATGATTGACCAGATTCAGTCGATTCCCGGTGGATCATCCGTGGATCGACCGGCGCACCGCGCGGCTCTCGGATATCCGGCCCGGGGGCGGCGCGCCCTCGGCGGAGGGGAGGAAGGGGCCGGGGGTGTCGGAGCGGCGGGTGCCGCGCGTGCCGCAGCGGTTCGCCGCCGGGCCCTGGTCGGGGCGGGGCGCGGCGCCGCGGGCACGCCGCGCGCGGCCGGGCCGCGCACCACGCTCGATCCGCTGGGTGAGGGTCACCGGGGCCTCCGCTGCGCACTCGGCCGCACCTGCGCGGGCAGCCCCCGGTCACGGCGGCACGGCGCCGTACGACCCGGCAGAAGGTACCCGCAATATAGGTGCTTTTCGGCCCTTCGGCCAAGATTGGGTCGGCGCCACGCACCGGGCGGGCAGGAGAACGGCCCGTCAGAAGCCCGGCACGGCGCAGGGCTTGCGGCCGCCGAGGGGCGGGGGCGGGGGAATCTTCGGGTGTCTGGCGGGATCCCGACGGACGAGAACGGGCCAGAGGTCTCCTGCCCCGAGGTCAGGGACGCCCGGACTGCGGGGGGAAAACGGGCATATCGAGGGAAAGCGCGGAGGGCCGGGTCACTCGGCGAGGGCGTCGGCCAGTTCCGTGGTGGCCCGGCTGATCTCACCGTCCTGCTCGGCGAGCAGTTCGCGCAGGGCGCCGGAGCGGGCGCGGACCGCCTGCCGGGCCCGCCGCTCCCACACCACCGGGTTCTCCCGGTGATTGAGGAGCTTGGGGTAGACGGCGGCGACGCTCTCCCACTGGCGGGCGTCGGCGATGCTCCTGAGCAGCTGGATGATCTGCGGACGACAGGTCACCTGGGGCGTCCGGGCCAGCTCCCAGAGGAAGGGCACGGTGGGGGCGGTCGCCTGCTCCACCACGAAGCCGTACTGGCAGATGCGCCCGCGCAGCTCCTTGAGCGCCGCCCGCGCGGTGTCGGCGTCGCCCCGGGCCATGCTGCGCAGCAGTGGGGGGATGCCGGCCGCGGAGCCGGTGGAGTCCCTGATGTCGCTCCAGGGCACCTGCCCCAGGGCCGAGAGGGACGCGGGGGCGGCATGGGTCGCGCGGTCGGTGCGCTGGGTGCTCGGCTGCTCCGTCGGTGCGGTACGCATGGCGTCGGGCCTTTCCGCGGCGGTCGTATGGGGGGTGGGTCCTTCAGTGGGGCGGGTGCGCGGGCCGCGTCGCCCCGGCCGTCCGGACGGGCAGGGACGGGGAGGTGCGGATCCGGGCGCGTCCCGCGCCGGTGGCGCGGACGAGGTGGGGCGATCCGGGCGGGGCCGGGTCCGCTGCGCCCGGTGTTCCGGGCGGGAGATTCGCGGACGAGAGCACGGCATCTCCCTGATGAGACGTCACCTGCCAGCGTCTACACAGGGGTTGACGCCCCCGCTATTATCCACGCTGTCAGCGCCCGCGTGCAATTGCACGCGAAATTTCTCGTGAAAGTGCGCGGGACGGGGAAGGATCCGGACGGAACCCGCCGGAGCCCGACAACGGCCCGGCGCACCTCACGACGGAACGTGAACAGCGAGGAGACTGCGGTGCCATCGACGCCGAACGGAGTGCGGGCCAGCTCTTTGGACGCCCGCTGGATCAAGAGCAGGCACAGCAACGCCGAGGGCAACTGTGTGGAGGTCGCCGCCCTGAACGGCGGCGGGATAGCGGTACGCAACTCCCGGGACCCCGACGGCCCCGCCCTCGTCTACACCCCGGCCGAGGTGGCGGCGTTCCTGGCGGGCGCCAAGGAGGGTGAGTTCGACCACCTGTTGTGGTGATCGGCGGCCGTCCGCGGGCGAGCGGAGGGCAGGTGCCGAGTCACCGATAGGTGTTCGGACGGATGCCCTCCGCGCGGGACCGGTGCGATAGTGTAAATCTCAAGTCCGCCGGTCCACTGGGGAGTCAGGATGTCCGCCGAGTCGCAAGGCCGCTCCCGCCTCGAACCCTATCTGGACGGTTCCGAACCGGCGCCCACTTTGCTGAAGTTGCTGGTCGGTGTACAGCTCACCGGCTTCCGCGAGGACGCCGGACTGTCCCAGGAGCAGGCGGCCCGGGGTCTCGGCTTCAGTGCCGCGAAACTCTCGCGCATCGAGTCGGGCAAGGGCCGTCGGCCTCCGGCGGAGGGCGACGTGCGCGCCCTCCTTCAGCTCTACGGCACCGGCGACTACGAGTCCTCGGTCCTGCTGAAGCTGCTGCGGCGCGCCGGTGAGCCCGGCTGGTGGCAGCGGTACGACAAGCGGCTGATGCCCGAGTGGTTCGACCGCCTCGTCGGTCTCCAGGAGGCAGCGGCCGCGATCCGTACGTTCGAGCTCCAGTACGTGCCCGGTCTGCTGCAGATCCCGGCGTACACCCGGGCGGTGGTGGAGCGCGGACTGCCGACCGCGCCGTCGAACGAGGTGCAGCGGCGGGTGGAGCTGCGCACCCGGCGCACCGATCTGCTGCGCCGCGAGGATCCGCCGCAGTTGTGGGCGGTGCTCGACGAGTCGGTGCTGCTGCGCGTCCTCGGCAGCCGCGAGATCATGCGCGAGCAACTGGACCATCTGATCGAGATGGCGCAGCTCCCGCATGTCACGGTGCAGGTGGTGCCGCTGGACGTGACCAACGCGTCCGCACCCGCGATACCCATCACCTATCTGCGCTTCGGCGGGCTCGACCTGCCGGACGTCGTCTACCTGGAACACATCAGGAGCGCCAACTTCCTCGAGGACCGGGACGAGACCGAGGAGTACCGGATCGCCCTGGACCGGCTGGCCGACGAGGCCCTGACGCCGGCGAAGTCACTGGAACTGCTGCGCACCACGGCCCGGCAGCGCTACCCGGCGCCCTGAGCGCGCGCCGCGTCCGGGACGCGGCAGGACGCCCGCGCCCCGCCCCCGCCGCTTCCTCGGCTTCCTCTTCCTTCCGTTCCTTCCGTTCTTACCGTTCTTCCGCTGCTCAGCGGACCACGCCTATGCCGCCGAACTCCACCCATTCGTGGGTGAGCTGACGGGGCGCCACCTCGGTGTCGGGACGCCAGGTGGAGACCTCGACCAGGCCCGGCTCCAGGACGTCCAGGTCCTCGAACCACTCGGCGACGTCCTTCTCCTCGCGCACCCTCCCCCAGTGCCCCTGGGTGGCCTTGTCCATGAAGTCGGTGACGAACGCCCGCACCTCGGCTTCCTCGCTGACCAGTTGGCACATCAGCATGATGCTGCCGGGCACGAGCCGCTCCCGGACCCGCCGGACCACGGCGAGCGGGCCGTCGGTGTCGCTGTCCGGGATGCAGTGGAAGACGGAGTTGAACAGCACGGCCACCGGCTTGGAAAGGTCGATCAGCCGCCGGGTGTCCTCGTGCGCGAAGATCTCGTCGGTCTGCCGCATGTCGGCGTGTATGACCGCGGTGCGCTCGTCCTGCTGGAGGAGGGCGCGGCCGTGCACCAGCACCATGGGGTCGTTGTCCACGTAGACGACGTGGGAGTCCGGGTCGATGCGCTGGGCGACCTGGTGGACGTTGTCCTGGGTGGGCAGACCGGAGCCGTGGTCCAGGAACTGGCGTATCCCGTACTCCTGGGCGAGGGTGCGGACGGCCCGCTGGAGGAAGCGGCGGTTGTTCAGGGCGAGCCGGCGCGTGCTCGGGACGACCTTGTCGAGTTCCTCGCACGCCGAGCGGTCCGCCGCGTAGTTGTCCTTGCCGCCGAGGTAGTGGTCGTACATGCGCGCGGCGGTCGGCACATGCTCGTCGATGTTCGTGGACAACTGGTTCTCCGCAGGCATCCATTCCCCCAGGTTCACCGGGGCCACCGCGTCAACGGGCCCGGTCCGAACAGAGGTTACATCCTACGGAGGCCCCGTTCGCCGTCACCAGCCACGGGACGGGCGGGCCGCCCGGACCCGGCCGCCGATCGTCCCGATCCACCCGATCGTCACAGACTCTTCACGCCGCCGGACCCATCGAAGGCGCGCTCCGGAGCACCCGCCTGCCTGTCGGAGGAGGAGGCGTCGTGGTGGTCGTCGCTGTTCTGTTGCTGCCGTTCGTGGGTGCACTGCTGCTGATCATGGACCGGATCGAGGACCGGTTGTCCGCACCGGCCCCGGCCCGCGGCCGGCCCGCCCGGCACCGCGGACATCTGCGACTGGTCCCCGGCGGCCGCCGCACCGCCGTAACGGGGGCCGCGCGGGACGAGCGAGACGCTATGGAGCCCGCGCCGGGACGGGACGCGGACGGCGGGGCCGGTGCGGGCCGGGAGACGGGCGACGGGACCGCTCCCGGCGCGGACGGCGGGACCGTGCGGGACCTGGGGCGGCGGCACGCCGCCTGACCGGAGTCCGGTGCACGTCCCGGCGAGTGGCCCGGCGCGGTGACGCTCCGGCGGCCCCGGGGCCCGCGCCCGCTCGCCGCGCCAGCGGGCCGCTGTGGCACCCTCGGGCGGGACCGGCCCGTATCGACGCGGACCGTCACCCCGCTCGGCACCGTGGAGAGGCAACCGCATGCGCATCGGACTGCTCGGCACCGGCCCCTGGGCCCAAATGGTCCACGCCCCCGCCCTCGCCGGGCACGGCGGACTGGAGTTCGCCGGGGTGTGGGGCCGCCGTACGGCTGCCGCCGCGGAACTGGCCGAGCGGCACGGCACCCGCGCCTACGCCGACGCCGACGCGCTGCTCGCGGACGTGGACGCGGTCGCCGTCGCGCTGCCGCCGGACGTCCAGGCGGAGTTGGCGGTGCTCGCGGCCCGCGCCGGCCGCCATCTGCTGCTGGACAAGCCGCTGGCACCGACGGTGGAGCAGGCCCGCGCGGTGGTCGAGGCCGCCGAGCGGGCGCAGGTGGCCTCGGTGGTCTTCTTCACCACCCGCTTCCAGAGCGCGCCGCGGGCGTGGATCGCCGAACAGGCGGAGCGGGGCGGCTGGTTCACGGGCCGGGCGCAGTGGCTCGGCGCCCTGTTCGGCGGCGCCGAGGACAGTCCGTTCGCTGCCTCGCCGTGGCGGCGGGAGAAGGGCGCGCTGTGGGACGTGGGCCCGCACGCGCTGTCGGTGCTGCTGCCGGTCCTGGGCGACGTACGGCGGGTGACGGCCGCCGCACCCGGCCCGGGGGACACCGTGCATGTGGTCCTCGACCACACCGGCGGCGCCTCCAGTACCCTCACGCTCAGTCTCTCCGCGCCGCCCGCAGCGGCCGGGACCGCGGTGGAGGTGCGGGGCACGGAAGGGACGGCCGTCCTGCCGGAGGGCACCGAGGAGGCCGTCGTCGCCTTCACGCGGGCGGCCGACGCCCTGACGGAAGCCGCCCGCACCGGACGCCCGCACCCGTGCGACGCCGCGTTCGGGCTGCGGGTCACGGAGATCCTGGCGGAGGCCGGTGACCTGCTGGGCCGCGACGGCGACTGAGCCGGGAGCACTCCTGAGCCGGGGCACTGCTGAGCCGGGAGGCCGGCCGGGCGAAGAGTGCGGAAGGCGGGCCGGTGCCCGAGCCCGGTCCGCCGCCCCTCAAGGCTTCCTCGAAGGCGCGTACCCCCGGACCAAGTGATTCCGAATTGCCCGTCCTGTGGTCAACCGCCGTGGGGGAAGCGGGAGTCGGGGTGGGGCACCAGGGGTTGGCGCGGTGGGTGGTGCTGCGTAGCATCGGGCCTTCCGGCGGCGTGTGAGAGCGCTCTCACGCGCTTCGCCGCCCCTCCCCCACACCCTTGTCCGGCTTCAAGGAGGCTCCCCCACATGACTCCTCGTCACCAGCGTCCGCTCGGCCGCAGGACGTTCCTCACCGCTCTCGGCGGCGCCACCCTCGCCGCGCCCGCCCTCGCCGCCCTCGCTCCGCGCGCCCTGGCGGATTCGGCCCGCCCCGCGGCGGCGGGCGCCCTCCCGCTGACGATCGCCAACAACAGCGGTTCCTACGACAACGCCTCCGTCCACGTGTACATCGTCGGCAATCAGGACGGCGCCCAGGTCCGGGTCACCCCCGACGGCACCCTCGCGCCCGTCTCGGTCGCGGACAACGGCGCGGACGGCTTCACCGACTACGCGATCCCGCTCGTGGGCGGCGGCGAGACCCGGCTGTCGCTGCCGTACATGTCCGGCCGGATCTACGTCTCCCTCGGGCAGAAGCTCAAGCTGCGCGCGGTCACCGACGGCGACGGCCGGCCCGCCCTCCAGTACCCGGCGGGCTGGGTGTCCTCCGACCCCAACCACCCGGTCCTGCACGACTGCGCCGAGTTCACGTACAACGCCTCCGGCATGTTCTGCAACACGACGATGGTCGACATGTTCAGCGTGCCGATGAGCCTGCGGCTGACCGGCGCGCAGGACCAGACCACGGGCACCCTGCGCGACGGCGGCCGGGCCGCCGTGTTCGACACCGTGCGGCAGGCCGGTGACTTCGCGCGGCTCGTCGTGGACGACACCCGGGTGATCGCCCCGGGGCACGGCCTGGACGCCGGGCTGTTCCCCGCGGACTACTTCGCCCCCTCCATCGACGAGGTGTGGGACACCTACGGCGGCAAGGACCTCACGGTCG
The sequence above is drawn from the Streptomyces sp. SAT1 genome and encodes:
- a CDS encoding beta-1,3-glucanase family protein, which translates into the protein MTPRHQRPLGRRTFLTALGGATLAAPALAALAPRALADSARPAAAGALPLTIANNSGSYDNASVHVYIVGNQDGAQVRVTPDGTLAPVSVADNGADGFTDYAIPLVGGGETRLSLPYMSGRIYVSLGQKLKLRAVTDGDGRPALQYPAGWVSSDPNHPVLHDCAEFTYNASGMFCNTTMVDMFSVPMSLRLTGAQDQTTGTLRDGGRAAVFDTVRQAGDFARLVVDDTRVIAPGHGLDAGLFPADYFAPSIDEVWDTYGGKDLTVATAAGTFTGRVRDGRLAFTGPASVSFAKPSTRDVLFCDGALAAPNDGTTGPVAAVLGAGFNRSVLLDGAPQPVTDAGAFYTATITNHYSRAVHAATVDGKAYGFAFDDVAGFASYVQDTAPTGLRLTLTPF
- a CDS encoding DUF397 domain-containing protein — encoded protein: MPSTPNGVRASSLDARWIKSRHSNAEGNCVEVAALNGGGIAVRNSRDPDGPALVYTPAEVAAFLAGAKEGEFDHLLW
- a CDS encoding helix-turn-helix domain-containing protein, whose translation is MSAESQGRSRLEPYLDGSEPAPTLLKLLVGVQLTGFREDAGLSQEQAARGLGFSAAKLSRIESGKGRRPPAEGDVRALLQLYGTGDYESSVLLKLLRRAGEPGWWQRYDKRLMPEWFDRLVGLQEAAAAIRTFELQYVPGLLQIPAYTRAVVERGLPTAPSNEVQRRVELRTRRTDLLRREDPPQLWAVLDESVLLRVLGSREIMREQLDHLIEMAQLPHVTVQVVPLDVTNASAPAIPITYLRFGGLDLPDVVYLEHIRSANFLEDRDETEEYRIALDRLADEALTPAKSLELLRTTARQRYPAP
- a CDS encoding Gfo/Idh/MocA family protein codes for the protein MRIGLLGTGPWAQMVHAPALAGHGGLEFAGVWGRRTAAAAELAERHGTRAYADADALLADVDAVAVALPPDVQAELAVLAARAGRHLLLDKPLAPTVEQARAVVEAAERAQVASVVFFTTRFQSAPRAWIAEQAERGGWFTGRAQWLGALFGGAEDSPFAASPWRREKGALWDVGPHALSVLLPVLGDVRRVTAAAPGPGDTVHVVLDHTGGASSTLTLSLSAPPAAAGTAVEVRGTEGTAVLPEGTEEAVVAFTRAADALTEAARTGRPHPCDAAFGLRVTEILAEAGDLLGRDGD
- the tgmB gene encoding ATP-grasp ribosomal peptide maturase, whose amino-acid sequence is MTVLILTGEEDVTADMVVVHLNASSIPVVRLDPADLTAGATLSGEYAHGTFDAQLSCGGRLVSLSGLRAVWVRRPGVPASRAAQPSSWLTEEAAQALYGMLGGCGARWMNHPDAARRARVKPWQLRHAQRSGLPVPATLITTVPQAAREFAARFPDLVVKPVSGAHPQEPPRAVPTTRVAPDADFDAVAYGPTLLQRRVDKRADIRLTAVGGTLLAARKEIPADADPDEVDVRFASSRTPWRAAEVPPGTEAAVRAYLRTAELAYGAFDFAEDSEGTWWFLECNQSGQFGFIEVETGQPIARTIAAWLARPGAPVAGS
- a CDS encoding SAM-dependent methyltransferase, with amino-acid sequence MPAENQLSTNIDEHVPTAARMYDHYLGGKDNYAADRSACEELDKVVPSTRRLALNNRRFLQRAVRTLAQEYGIRQFLDHGSGLPTQDNVHQVAQRIDPDSHVVYVDNDPMVLVHGRALLQQDERTAVIHADMRQTDEIFAHEDTRRLIDLSKPVAVLFNSVFHCIPDSDTDGPLAVVRRVRERLVPGSIMLMCQLVSEEAEVRAFVTDFMDKATQGHWGRVREEKDVAEWFEDLDVLEPGLVEVSTWRPDTEVAPRQLTHEWVEFGGIGVVR
- a CDS encoding DUF5133 domain-containing protein, with protein sequence MLVPDPKIVRTLLTRYASLKIAQAERERADAARELEDVSYTLCVMMGTTSIHDAIVRADALLLATGRTAEAAQDTDGDSGLSLAV